The Cytobacillus oceanisediminis genomic interval ATTTAACAGAGCAGCTGCATGAAACGGCGATCAAGATGGGCAATAAGACTGCCTATTATTTTTTGGACCAGTCCAGTACATATGCGGAGCTTGATGGTGCAGTGACCAAATTTGCGGATGGGCTCTCAAAGCTGGGAGTGAAAAAAGGAGATCATATTGCTCTTTTACTGGGGAATTCACCGCATTTTGTCATCGGCCTGCATGGAGCACTGCGGCTTGGAGCAACTGTTATACCGATCAACCCAATCTATACACCTGATGAAATTGGCTACATTGTTAATAATGGTGATGTAAAAGCGGTTGTTACGCTTGATCTATTAGTGCCTTTGATTGAGAAGATGCATCAGGCTCTTCCAAAGGTGGAGAACTTTATTATTTGTGAAACCCCGCAGGGACAGGCTTCAAAAGTCGACTCGTCTGCATTATCAGCTTTCTTAAAAATGAAATCGTTTACACAGGTGATAGCTTCAGGAGATTTGGATTTTAAAGGCCCTGAACTCGAAGAAGATGAAACAGCCGTTATCCTATATACATCCGGTACAACAGGCAAGCCAAAAGGTGCCATGCTGACACATAAAAACCTCTACAGCAATGCAAAGGATGTCAGCGACTATTTGCACATGAACGAAAATGACCGGGTTATCACTACTTTGCCGATGTTTCATGTTTTCTGTTTAACGGTTGCTCTCAATGCACCGCTGATGAATGGGGCTACTATTTTAATAGATCCAAAATTCAGCCCGAAAGAGATTTTTAGACTCGCTAAAAAATATGAACCTACTGTTTTTGCCGGCGTTCCGACCATGTACAATTTCCTTCTTCAGTATGATGATGGCAACCCGGAAGATCTGAAATCGTTAAGGCTTTGCATTTCGGGCGGTGCTGCCATGCCTGTTGCACTTCTTCATGGCTTTGAGAAAAAATTCAATGTCATTGTCTCAGAAGGATATGGTCTTTCAGAAGCTTCTCCGGTTACCTGCTTTAATCCGCTTGATAAGCCGCGAAAAGCAGGCTCGATCGGGCAATCCATTATGAACGTTGAGAATAAGGTCGTAAATGAACTGGGAGAGGAAGTTTCTGTTGGTGAAGTAGGTGAACTGATTGTACGCGGGCCCAACGTGATGAAGGGGTACTACAAGCTGCCGGAAGAAACCGCGGCTACTATTCGCGATGGCTGGCTTTATACAGGAGACCTCGCAAAAAAGGATGAGGAAGGCTACTTTTATATCGTTGACCGTAAAAAGGACCTTATTTTAGTCGGCGGATATAATGTGTATCCGCGGGAAGTAGAAGAGGTGCTCTATAATCACGAGGATGTAGTTGAAGTTGCTGTATTGGGCGTGCCTGACCCGAATCTGGGAGAAGCGGTGAGGTGCTATGCAGTAACTAAAAATCCTCAGCTGACAGAAGAATTGCTGCTTGCATACTGTGCTGAGCATCTGGCTAAATATAAAGTGCCGACATCGATCGAGTTTTTAGAGGAGCTTCCAAAGAACACAACTGGTAAAATTTTGCGGAGAGCATTGAGGAATCAGGTTCTTCAGACTAAATAGGCTTTTAAGGACAGGCATGGGATGTGTCTGTCCTTTACTTTTCTAATTTCAAATTAACAAATTTGAAAGGGTTTTCACGGAATTTATCGAATTATTAGATAGCACTGGAAAGAGGAGAGATACATATGAGTTCTATTGCAGTCGAAACAAAAGGCCATATTGCGGTCGTAACGATTAACCGCCCTGATGCATTGAATGCTTTTAATTTTGAGACCTTATCGGAGCTTCAGGAATCAGTTGAGAAACTGCGCACCAGCCCTGATGTTCGTGCCGTGATTTTTACAGGGGCTGGAGAAAAAGCATTCAGTGTGGGAGCAGATTTAAAAGAGCGCAGGACCCTATCTGAAGAACAAGTCCGCAGAAATATATATAAAATAGGTGAGGTATTCTCGCTTGTTGATCAGCTTCCGCAGCCTACTATCGCTGCTATAAACGGTTTTGCCTTCGGGGGCGGGATGGAATTGGCTCTATCCTGCGATTTCCGCATCTCAGTTTCAGGCACTTCCATGGGACTTACAGAAACAAGTTTAGCCATAATACCAGGAGCAGGCGGCACCCAAAGGCTCCCAAGATTGATTGGCCAGGCCAAAGCCCTTGAATTAATTTTGACGGCTAAAAGGCTTACTTCTGAAGAAGCGCTTGAATACGGCATCCTTACTAAAGTGACTGAAAAAGAAAATCTCTTAAATGATTGTTTTGAATTTGCCGGACAAATGCTTAATAACGGCCCGCTTGCCCTTCAGCAGGCTAAATTTGCTGTAAAGCATGGAATGGGCGTCGATCTGCAGACTGGGCTTCAGATTGAAAGGAAGGCATATGAAGTCATTATCCCAACAGAAGATAGAGTTGAAGCTCTTTCAGCCTTTGCTGAAAAAAGAAAACCTGAGTTTAAAGGGAAATAAAATGAATAAGCAAGTAATGGGACACGGCAGAATTTTGCTGTGTCTTTTCTATTAAAATAATAATTTTTAGAAAATTATTAAAAAACATCTTGAATAGTCAGGATGTTAACTATATAATTTAGTGAATAAAAGCATAAAAGCATAAAAGTGTTGAAGTGGAAAGATAGAGATAAAAGGGGGATCATCTAGTATGTTAGAGAGAATAAAATCATTTAAAGCAATAGCTGCAGCAGGTCTTATGGGAACATTGCTGCTAAGCGGCTGCGGCAGTGAAAGCACAAATGGAGATGCAGGTTCTTCTGATAAAGAAAAGGAAGAATCATTTAAAATAGGAGTTACGCAGATTGTCGAGCATCCTTCGTTAGATGCGGCACTGGAGGGCTTTAAAAAGGCATTAGAGGAATCTGGTATTGAAGCAAGCTACGATGTCCAGATTGCTCAGGGGGACCAGAATAATAATCAATCCATTGCCAATAATTTTGCCGGTGATGGAGTAGACCTGATCTTTGCCAACTCTACCCCCAGTGCATTAAGTGCACTGAATGCAACGAAGGATATACCAATTGTATTTACTTCAGTAACTGATCCAGTGGGTGCGCAATTAGTAAAATCAATGGATTCACCTGAAGGAAATATAACTGGTACAACAGATACGCATCCTGATGCGATACCCAACATGGTTAAATTTATAGATGAACAGTTTGAGGCTGGAACGGTGGGTGTTATTTACAATTCTGGAGAACAAAATTCAGAGGTGCAGATTGAAAAGGTGAAGGAAGCTCTTTCAGGTTCAGATATGAAATTGGCCGAAGCTACCGTATCCAATTCTTCTGAAGTGAAACAGGCTGCAGAATCACTTGTCGGAAAAGCAGATGCCATCTATATTATTACGGATAATACTGTCGTTTCCGCTTTGGAATCCGTCATTCAGGTTTCAAACGACAATGACATTCCGCTATTCGTAGGAGAGCTGGATTCTGTTAAACGCGGGGGCTTTGCTGCTTACGGATTTGACTATGAAGATATCGGGTATGAAGCCGGGGAAATGGCTGCAAAAATTTTAAAAGACGGCAAGAAACCCTCCGAACTTCCTGTCCAATATCCGCAGAATCTAAAGCTGGTAATCAATAAAAAGGCTGCAGAAGAAATGGGAATTGACTTAAAAGAGGAATGGAGCGATCTTGCCGAGTTTGTGGAGTAATACCAGCAAATAACCACCAGCGCTTACGCTTTTCTAATAGAAAGGGAGATTACTATGCCAACAGCGATCTTTGGTTCCATTGAGGCAGGAGCAATTTATGCCTTAATGGCATTGGGGGTTTACCTATCATTCAGAATACTGGATTTTCCCGATCTGACGGTGGATGGAAGCTTTGTAACGGGCGCATCTGTAGCAGCTGTCATGATAGTAGGAGGATACAATCCATTTTTGGCAACAATGACAGCTTTGCTTGCGGGTTTTGCAGCAGGCTGCCTTACAGGCCTTCTTCATACAAAAGGAAAAATTAATGCCCTCTTGTCCGGAATATTAATGATGATCGCATTGTACTCTATCAATCTCAGGATTATGGGCAAGTCAAATGTTCCTCTGCTGTCAGAGGAAACGGCTATCACAAAGCTTACAGCATTCTGGCAGGGGCTTGGGATTGATCAGGCTATTCAAAGCCTGTTTGGGGCACTGGGAATGGGTTTCATCCCAAAGACCTGGGGTATTCTCATTTTAATGCTAATATTAGCCTTTGCTGTGAAAGTATTGATTGATCTTTTCTTAAAGACAGATATTGGCCTGGCTATACGTGCAACAGGCGACAATGAGACGATGATCCGAAGCTTTTCGGCTGATACAGATCTTCTGAAGATAGCTGGCTTGGGCATTTCAAATGCACTGGTTGCTTTTTCTGGAGCATTAGTGGCACAGTATAACGGATTCAGTGACGTCGGAATGGGAATCGGGATGATTATCATCGGACTTGCATCCGTAATCATTGGAGAAGCAATCTTTGGTGCAAAAACAATTGTCCGAGCAACGCTGGCTGTCATCGGAGGAGCCATTTTATATCGTATTATAGTAACTCTTGCATTGAGAGTTGAATTCCTTGAAACAGGAGATATGAAGCTAATCACAGCAGTAATCGTGATTGGTGCGCTGATTCTGCCCAAGCTTATTCAGCAGCAAAAAGAAAAGCAGAGAAAGCGGCGGAGATTAGCGGAAGCGAAAAAAACTAATGCTTACGGGAAAAGTGGTGAACATCTTGCTGCAATTAAATCAGATTCATAAAGTGTTTAATGAGGGAACTCCAGACGAAAAAACAGCACTTCACAGAATCAATCTTCATTTAAAGCCAGGCGACTTCATGACGGTTATCGGCAGTAATGGAGCGGGAAAATCTACCCTTATGAATATGATTTCCGGCAAATTGATTCCTGATATGGGAGAAGTGCTGGTTGATGGCACTGATGTCACTCTTGTGAAGGAACATAAAAGATCCAGGCTGATTGGACGCGTTTTCCAGGATCCGATGGCAGGAACAGCCCCTTCCATGACGATAGAGGAAAATCTGGCCATTGCTTATTCGAGAACTATGGCGCGCGGCCTTCGCAAAGGAGTTTCCAAGAAACGCCGCGACTTTTTCCGGGAAAAGCTGGAAATGCTGCATCTTGGATTGGAAAACAGGCTTTCAGCAAAAGTCGGACTGCTGTCAGGCGGGGAGAGGCAGGCATTATCCCTGTTGATGGCGACTTTTACAGAGCCTAAAATATTGCTTTTGGACGAACATACCGCTGCCTTGGACCCGGCTCGTGCAGAATTGATTACCAGCCTTACGAAAGAGATTGTGGAAACATATAAACTTACCACATTAATGGTGACCCACAATATGCAGCAGGCGCTTGACCTGGGAAATAGGCTGATCATGATGGACAAGGGCCAGATCATTTTTGAAACAAATGAAGACCAAAAGAAAGATTTGACTGTAGAAAAACTGCTTGAAGAATTCCAAAAAATCCGCGGAGAGAAAATGAGCAGCGACAAGGCTGTATTAATCTAAAGGGATACCGGACAAAGGCTTTTGGCTTTGTCCGGCTTGTTTGTTTTGGAAATATTTTAGTGAAAAAGCATACCGCCCGCAGCGATATGCCAACTTTTTCATGGATAATACATGACTGCCTGGTAGCGAATCAGTTCGTCTCCGAGATTTTTATACGTATGCGCTTTATTTGCTGAGAA includes:
- a CDS encoding ABC transporter ATP-binding protein encodes the protein MLQLNQIHKVFNEGTPDEKTALHRINLHLKPGDFMTVIGSNGAGKSTLMNMISGKLIPDMGEVLVDGTDVTLVKEHKRSRLIGRVFQDPMAGTAPSMTIEENLAIAYSRTMARGLRKGVSKKRRDFFREKLEMLHLGLENRLSAKVGLLSGGERQALSLLMATFTEPKILLLDEHTAALDPARAELITSLTKEIVETYKLTTLMVTHNMQQALDLGNRLIMMDKGQIIFETNEDQKKDLTVEKLLEEFQKIRGEKMSSDKAVLI
- a CDS encoding enoyl-CoA hydratase-related protein; the encoded protein is MSSIAVETKGHIAVVTINRPDALNAFNFETLSELQESVEKLRTSPDVRAVIFTGAGEKAFSVGADLKERRTLSEEQVRRNIYKIGEVFSLVDQLPQPTIAAINGFAFGGGMELALSCDFRISVSGTSMGLTETSLAIIPGAGGTQRLPRLIGQAKALELILTAKRLTSEEALEYGILTKVTEKENLLNDCFEFAGQMLNNGPLALQQAKFAVKHGMGVDLQTGLQIERKAYEVIIPTEDRVEALSAFAEKRKPEFKGK
- a CDS encoding ABC transporter substrate-binding protein — encoded protein: MLERIKSFKAIAAAGLMGTLLLSGCGSESTNGDAGSSDKEKEESFKIGVTQIVEHPSLDAALEGFKKALEESGIEASYDVQIAQGDQNNNQSIANNFAGDGVDLIFANSTPSALSALNATKDIPIVFTSVTDPVGAQLVKSMDSPEGNITGTTDTHPDAIPNMVKFIDEQFEAGTVGVIYNSGEQNSEVQIEKVKEALSGSDMKLAEATVSNSSEVKQAAESLVGKADAIYIITDNTVVSALESVIQVSNDNDIPLFVGELDSVKRGGFAAYGFDYEDIGYEAGEMAAKILKDGKKPSELPVQYPQNLKLVINKKAAEEMGIDLKEEWSDLAEFVE
- a CDS encoding fatty acid--CoA ligase family protein, which codes for MNLTEQLHETAIKMGNKTAYYFLDQSSTYAELDGAVTKFADGLSKLGVKKGDHIALLLGNSPHFVIGLHGALRLGATVIPINPIYTPDEIGYIVNNGDVKAVVTLDLLVPLIEKMHQALPKVENFIICETPQGQASKVDSSALSAFLKMKSFTQVIASGDLDFKGPELEEDETAVILYTSGTTGKPKGAMLTHKNLYSNAKDVSDYLHMNENDRVITTLPMFHVFCLTVALNAPLMNGATILIDPKFSPKEIFRLAKKYEPTVFAGVPTMYNFLLQYDDGNPEDLKSLRLCISGGAAMPVALLHGFEKKFNVIVSEGYGLSEASPVTCFNPLDKPRKAGSIGQSIMNVENKVVNELGEEVSVGEVGELIVRGPNVMKGYYKLPEETAATIRDGWLYTGDLAKKDEEGYFYIVDRKKDLILVGGYNVYPREVEEVLYNHEDVVEVAVLGVPDPNLGEAVRCYAVTKNPQLTEELLLAYCAEHLAKYKVPTSIEFLEELPKNTTGKILRRALRNQVLQTK
- a CDS encoding ABC transporter permease, with translation MPTAIFGSIEAGAIYALMALGVYLSFRILDFPDLTVDGSFVTGASVAAVMIVGGYNPFLATMTALLAGFAAGCLTGLLHTKGKINALLSGILMMIALYSINLRIMGKSNVPLLSEETAITKLTAFWQGLGIDQAIQSLFGALGMGFIPKTWGILILMLILAFAVKVLIDLFLKTDIGLAIRATGDNETMIRSFSADTDLLKIAGLGISNALVAFSGALVAQYNGFSDVGMGIGMIIIGLASVIIGEAIFGAKTIVRATLAVIGGAILYRIIVTLALRVEFLETGDMKLITAVIVIGALILPKLIQQQKEKQRKRRRLAEAKKTNAYGKSGEHLAAIKSDS